Within the Staphylococcus argenteus genome, the region AAGCATTATTTTGAAATGAATGATATTCAGTTTGAGGAGGTGCAATAGCGTATGTTTGGTTCTGATTTAGATAGCGCGCAGCTTTTGCAAGCATTATATGAAACGCTGTATATGGTGTCGGTTGCATTATTTTTAGGTGCAGTGATAGGAATTCCTTTAGGTGTTTTATTAGTGGTGACTAGAAGAAAAGGTATATGGCCTAACATGTTCATACATCAAATTTTAAATCCATTAGTTAACATTTTAAGGTCATTACCATTTATTATTTTGCTTATCGCGATTGTACCATTCACTAAATTAGTCGTAGGCACTTCGATTGGTACGACTGCTGCAATTGTACCGTTAACAGTATATGTAGCACCTTATATCGCCCGACTTGTTGAAAATTCTCTGTTGGAAGTAGATGAAGGGATAATTGAAGCGGCAAAAGCGATGGGAGCTTCACCGCTACAAATCATTAGATATTTTTTAATACCTGAAGCATTGGGCTCGTTAGTATTGGCAATTACAACTGCGATTATTGGACTTATTGGAAGTACAGCGATGGCTGGTGCTGTTGGTGGAGGCGGTATCGGCGATTTAGCCTTAGTATATGGCTATCAACGCTTTGATACAACAGTCATTATTATTACGGTTGTTGTATTAATTATTATTGTTCAAGTGATTCAAACGTTAGGAAATGTCTTAGCTAGATTTATACGTAGACACTAACGATTGATATAAAAGTATTAATTTGAAGGGGATTGATAAAATGAAGAAATTAATTGGATTAGTCATTGTGGCATTATTGTTATTGGCGGCATGTGGTAGTAATAACGATAAAAAAGTAACGATTGGTGTCGCATCTAATGATACTAAGGCTTGGGAAAAGGTTAAAGAATTAGCTAAAAAGGATAACATTGATGTGGAAATCAAGCATTTTTCTGATTACAATTTGCCTAACAAGGCTTTAAATGATGGTGATATTGATATGAATGCATTCCAACATTTTGCATTTTTAGATCAATATAAAAAAGCGCATAAAGGAACTAATATTTCGGCATTAAGTACAACTGTGTTGGCACCTTTAGGTATTTATTCAGATAAAATCAAGGATGTTAAAAGTGTGAAAGATGGTGCCAAAGTTGTTATTCCTAATGATGTATCTAATCAAGCGCGTGCATTGAAGTTATTAGAGGCTGCAGGATTAATTAAATTGAAAAAAGATTTTGGTTTGGCAGGAACAACGAAGGACATCATTTCTAATCCTAAACATTTGAAAATTACAGCAGTTGATGCACAACAAACAGCACGTGCATTATCAGATGTTGATATTGCTGTCATTAATAATGGTGTCGCAACTAAAGCCGGAAAAGATCCAAAGAAAGATCCGATATTTTTAGAAAAATCTGATTCAGATGCCGTGAAACCTTATATTAATATTGTCGCTGTTAATGACAAAGATTTAGACAATAAAACTTATGCAAAAATTGTTGAATTGTATCACTCTAAAGAAGCGCAAAAAGCGTTGCAAGAAGATGTGAAAGACGGAGAGAAACCTGTTAATTTATCCAAAGATGAAATAAAGGCAATTGAAACATCATTAGAGAAATAAGTTAAGCATGTCCTACAAGCAAAGTTAACACTTATGTTTGCAGGACATTTTTGTTTGACTAATAAAATATTTCAAAGTGAGATAGGGATTGTAACCATTTTATAGTTAAATATTATGAAATTGTAATAATTTAGATATTGTAAAATCTAATAAGTTGTAATAATTTTAAGGAGTAATTATAAAATTTGATGACACAGTATATGATTTTTTTGTAATGATAATGTCATCAAACATCAACCTATTATACATAATTAAATCGTATAATGATGTAGTATTCATAAATTCGGATAAAAAGAATGTTAGGAAAGTTAAGCAAGAGGAGGATTTTTAAAGTGCAAAAAAAAGTAATTGCAGCTATTATTGGGACAAGCGCGATAAGCGCTGTTGCGGCAACTCAAGCAAATGCGGCTACGACTCACACAGTACAACCGGGTGAATCAGTGTGGGCAATTTCAAATAAGTATGGGATTTCGATTGCTAAATTAAAATCATTAAATGGTTTAACATCAAATCTTATCTTCCCCAATCAAGTATTAAAAGTATCGGGATCAAGTAATTCTGCGAGCAATAGTAGTCGCTCATCAACAAATTCAGGTGGTGGATCATACTATACAGTACAAGCAGGAGACTCATTATCATTAATCGCATCGAAATATGGAACAACATATCAAAACATTATGCGTCTTAATGGCTTAAATAATTTCTTTATTTATCCTGGTCAAAAATTAAAAGTATCAGGTACTGCAAGTTCAAGTAATTCTACGAGCAATAGTAGTCGTCCATCAACGAATTCAGGTGGCGGATCATACTATACAGTACAAGCAGGAGACTCATTGTCATTAATCGCATCAAAATATGGAACAACATATCAAAAAATTATGAGCTTAAATGGCTTAAATAACTTCTTTATTTATCCGGGTCAAAAATTAAAAGTAACAGGTACAGCATCTACGTCTAATAGCGGGTCTGCAACAACTACAAACAGTGGTTATAGAACACCTATTTTCAATCATCAAAACTTATATACATGGGGTCAATGTACTTATCATGTATTTAATCGCCGTGCTGAAATTGGTAAAGGTATTAGCACTTATTGGTGGAATGCTAATAACTGGGATAACGCTGCAGCAGCAGATGGTTACACTATCGATAATAGACCAACAGTAGGTTCTATTGCGCAAACTGATGTAGGTTACTATGGACATGTTATGTTTGTAGAACGTGTAAATAATGATGGTAGTATTTTAGTTTCAGAAATGAACTATTCAGCTGCACCAGGTATTTTAACTTACAGAACAGTACCAGCTTACCAAGTAAACAATTATAGATATATTCACTAAAGTCTTACGCATATTTATATATTATGAACTCCTATTACATTCGTGACGTGTGTGATAGGAGTTATTTTATATAAGAAAAAGGGTTGGTCGAATGAACTTTTCATGTTCTATGTTCGACTAACCCTTTACTACTTAGTATTCATGCTTTACTTTACGAAGACTTGTAAATAGTCTGGCACCATTAGTTATTAATGTAATAATTGCGACTGCCTTTTTGAATTTACGTGGTGATTTGATTGAAATGTAAAAATCTAATAATGTTCCAACAGTACTTAAACCTAATGAAATATAGACTAATTTTTTATTTTTAGCATGATATTTATAGCCATTATAACCATCAACTACAAATCCTGCGATATTTATTAAACTTGATAAACGTTGTGATTTTGTACGTTTTGCCATAGTAATATTCCCCCTAATATGTTCTGTTTCTTTGTGAAATATGAGTGCAATATATTTCAGTGTGAACGTTGACTACTCATATATGATAACATAATTGTACAATACAATTTGTATAATTGAGTGAACAAATTCGGGGTGGCATAGATGATTAAATGTGTTTGTTTAGTTGAAGAAACAGCAGATAAAATTTTACTAGTACAAGTAAGACATCGAGAAAAGTATTATTTCCCAGGTGGTAAAATTGAAGAAGGGGAAACACAAGTACATGCATTATTACGAGAAATTCAAGAAGAGCTTAATTTAACATTAACAGAGAATGACATTGAATATGTCGGAACAATTGTAGGACCTGCATATCCTCAACATGATATGCTTACAGAATTAAATGGTTATCGTTCATTAACTAAAATAGATTGGAATCATATAACGATTAATAATGAAATTACAGATATTCGTTGGATTGATAAAAAGGATGACAAATTGATTGCGCCTGCTGTTAAAGTTTGGATTGAAGAGAATGGTGGAAAATATGCCAAACAATAACACGCTTGTATTACGCAGTTATGTCCCGAAAGATTTACCTATGATTGAAGACTTTCAATTAAGCGACAAAGATTTAAAATTTGTTAAAACACCAAAGGAAAATATTACAGCAGCATTGTCTGATGACGAAAGATATCCAATCGTCGTATTGAGAAATCAACAATGTGTTGCCTTTTTCACATTACATTGTGGTAAAGGTGTCGAACCATTCAGTGATCATTCAGGTGCAATCTTTTTTAGATCATTTAGTGTGGATCGACGTTTTCGTAATCAAGGGGTAGGTAAGTTGGTAATGGAAAAGCTCCCGTCATTTATAGCTGCGACATTCCAAGATATTAATGAAATCGTATTAACAGTTAATACTGACAACCCACATGCAATGACACTTTATCGTCAACAAGGATATCAATATGTTGGAGATAGTGTATTTGTTGGAAGACCTGTTCATATTATGACACGTATTTTAACTTGAAAATAAAAGCATCTTTATTATCTTCAAATGCTGATGGTTATTGGAAATTTCAGCAATGATGTGTAAAGATGCTTTTTTGTATAGCTTATTTTAGATTGATTAATTTAAAAACATTGAAAAGCGACCTCGTGCCATCATATGGATGATTCACTGGTCGCTTAAATAATATAGTTACTTCGATTTAATTTATTGTCTCATCATTTTGACGTCGACGAGATGGTCTTTTGATTAAAAATGCTGTAATCCATGCAGTAATCGGAATACTCACTGCTACAGCAATACCACCTAGTAAAATAGATATAAACTCTTGTGCGAATATTTTCGAGTTGATAATATGGCCGAATGAATATTGGAGTTTGAAAAACCAAATAAACAAGGCGAGTTGACCACCGAAAAAGGCGAGGTAAATCGTGTTAGCTGAGGTAGCTAAAATTTCTCTGCCGACTCGCATGCCCGATTGGAACAATTCATATTGTGTAAGTGTTGGATTTACTTGATGTAATTCGTAGATAGGTGAACTGATTGTAATTGCTAAATCTATCACGGCTGCAATGACAGCAAGAATAATAGTAAATACCATGAATTGAATCATATTAATACCGATATTCATTGAATACACATAAGTTTCGTCTTGTTGTTCGGTTGAAAAACCTTGTAAGTGTCCAATATACACTGATAAATAAATAAGTGTGATTAATAAGATTGTTGTAACAACAGTACTGATAAATGCAGCTTGCGTTTTTACATT harbors:
- a CDS encoding methionine ABC transporter permease, which encodes MFGSDLDSAQLLQALYETLYMVSVALFLGAVIGIPLGVLLVVTRRKGIWPNMFIHQILNPLVNILRSLPFIILLIAIVPFTKLVVGTSIGTTAAIVPLTVYVAPYIARLVENSLLEVDEGIIEAAKAMGASPLQIIRYFLIPEALGSLVLAITTAIIGLIGSTAMAGAVGGGGIGDLALVYGYQRFDTTVIIITVVVLIIIVQVIQTLGNVLARFIRRH
- the gmpC gene encoding dipeptide ABC transporter glycylmethionine-binding lipoprotein — protein: MKKLIGLVIVALLLLAACGSNNDKKVTIGVASNDTKAWEKVKELAKKDNIDVEIKHFSDYNLPNKALNDGDIDMNAFQHFAFLDQYKKAHKGTNISALSTTVLAPLGIYSDKIKDVKSVKDGAKVVIPNDVSNQARALKLLEAAGLIKLKKDFGLAGTTKDIISNPKHLKITAVDAQQTARALSDVDIAVINNGVATKAGKDPKKDPIFLEKSDSDAVKPYINIVAVNDKDLDNKTYAKIVELYHSKEAQKALQEDVKDGEKPVNLSKDEIKAIETSLEK
- the aaa gene encoding autolysin/adhesin Aaa; this encodes MQKKVIAAIIGTSAISAVAATQANAATTHTVQPGESVWAISNKYGISIAKLKSLNGLTSNLIFPNQVLKVSGSSNSASNSSRSSTNSGGGSYYTVQAGDSLSLIASKYGTTYQNIMRLNGLNNFFIYPGQKLKVSGTASSSNSTSNSSRPSTNSGGGSYYTVQAGDSLSLIASKYGTTYQKIMSLNGLNNFFIYPGQKLKVTGTASTSNSGSATTTNSGYRTPIFNHQNLYTWGQCTYHVFNRRAEIGKGISTYWWNANNWDNAAAADGYTIDNRPTVGSIAQTDVGYYGHVMFVERVNNDGSILVSEMNYSAAPGILTYRTVPAYQVNNYRYIH
- a CDS encoding NUDIX hydrolase, with product MIKCVCLVEETADKILLVQVRHREKYYFPGGKIEEGETQVHALLREIQEELNLTLTENDIEYVGTIVGPAYPQHDMLTELNGYRSLTKIDWNHITINNEITDIRWIDKKDDKLIAPAVKVWIEENGGKYAKQ
- a CDS encoding GNAT family N-acetyltransferase — protein: MPNNNTLVLRSYVPKDLPMIEDFQLSDKDLKFVKTPKENITAALSDDERYPIVVLRNQQCVAFFTLHCGKGVEPFSDHSGAIFFRSFSVDRRFRNQGVGKLVMEKLPSFIAATFQDINEIVLTVNTDNPHAMTLYRQQGYQYVGDSVFVGRPVHIMTRILT
- a CDS encoding YibE/F family protein, with the protein product MNAVFILALLLLLLMVIFGGKKGLVSYLTLFLNFAILLISIIFIIFGVPIYVVTFIFCIIIAACNLFVLNSYNVKTQAAFISTVVTTILLITLIYLSVYIGHLQGFSTEQQDETYVYSMNIGINMIQFMVFTIILAVIAAVIDLAITISSPIYELHQVNPTLTQYELFQSGMRVGREILATSANTIYLAFFGGQLALFIWFFKLQYSFGHIINSKIFAQEFISILLGGIAVAVSIPITAWITAFLIKRPSRRRQNDETIN